The genomic region TCCTGAAGAACCTCCTCAAGATGAGGGCCGCGCTGTCAAAACTCCCAGAGGGCAAGACTACGCGGATGCTCTGGTTCGCCTTCGGAAGCATCTTGGTTGACTCCAGTCGATTGTGGCGAGCCCCTGGTCTCGGATATACGACCAAGCACCTCCCGCCGAATGCCCCTCAGATATTCTTCTCTGCGAAGCTCAAGCAAATGGTGGAGGACTTGCATTACGTCCAGGCATTCAGAGAGAGATGGGGAGAGACGAAGATACTCACAGCCGACGCTCGGACATATGAGTTCGAGCCTAACAGTATGGACGCTTCGATTCAGTCTCCTCCGTATTCGAATGGCATCGATTACGTCATCAACTACAAGATAGAAGCGGCATGGCTGAACATCTTGAATTCGTATGAGGATATGGCGAAGTTGAGAGACAAAATGGTCGTTTGCGACAACGTTTCGAGAGGAGTGATAGAGGAGTTCCGCTCAGAGAAGGGGCGCGTCGAGGATGAATGGCTGACCGAGATAGTCGCCACCATAGGGGCGAACCTCGAAAGAAAGAAGATTGCGCGAAGGCCCGACATGCATCAGGTCATTCGGAAGTATTTCGAAGACCTTTATCCGTCGCTCGAACAGGTTCATCGAGGCCTTAAGAAGAAAGCGCCTCTGGTCATGGTTCTGGGTGATTCTCTGATTTCAGGCGTCTATATCCCTACCGACATGATAGTCGCTCGGATGGCTAAGAAGGTCGGATTCAGGCTTCAGGCCTTCGAACTGGCTCGGCGCAGACGGTCGGGCCAATGGAGGGATTTCATTCTTCGCGAGACTATTCTCGTGTTGGCGAAAGAGAACTCAGCTTAGACGATACTTGTTGAGGTCGAGTGTTTTGAAATCAGATACATTCCAGAGCTTCTCATTTACCAAGTCGGCGTAAAGGTCGATTGCCTCCTTGCCTGGCTCAATAGGCCACAACTTACCACCTAACCAATTTTTCAGGTCTTGAGCTGGAATCAGATAGCCTCTACCTCTTGAGATAATCAGACCACCCTTACCAGAAAAGAGGGCCTCTCTCGGTTTCGTCCTGAGGGAGAAGTGCCATCCTTTCTCTGATTTGCGGGGTTTACTGCCTGGCCTTCTGAAGTAGGTCTCCTTGTCGACCACCCATTGGTCTCGACTGACCTTGGAGACTGCGAGGTTCCTCTTTGTGAGGAGGGTCTTGACGTTGTCTTCGTTAATCTCATCGGTCGGAACTTGCTTCTTAGAAATTTGGCGAGCGATTCCAAGTTTCGAGAGAACGAAGATTAGTTCGTTGTCGAGTTGAGTCGCGATAGTCTCGACAGAGGCAGTCATCTTCGGTGGGTCTTCCTGCTTGTTTACTGGTTGGAGGATTCCGCCTTCCTTCAAATGACTGATAGTCGCTTTTTCCAGATATAATCGCAAAGTTGTGTCAGTAAAGATAGACTGGTAGTAGCTCCGCCCATCGCCGATGACGGCAATATCAGTCCAAGGCTTCGGCAATTCCTTGGGGTCTTTCTGAGTGTGGTCTCGAAGGCGTTTCCTCAGGTCGCTTGATTCTCCGACATATGCCTTTGGCTCGCCTTCGACAGTCAGGACGTAGAGTCCGGGGTGGGTCAGTTCGCCAGCGAAGTCCTTACCGTTGATTTGGCCCAACGAAGAACGTGGGAATCGCCAAATCCGCAGTTGGCCGAGCTTTGTCCTTGACCTTGTTATGCTATCGGTATCGGGAGGGTCGTCTTCCCAGCCGTAGCCGTCCACAATGCGGACGGCATGGTTGTGGCGTAACAAGGCGATTGGGTATCTTAAGAATGAAATCCTGAGCATCCAAGGAATAGCCGCGTGGGGGTATTAACAAGCCACCAACCAAGTTTAGACAGTCCGAAGGATTACCACTTCCAACCGTCAACTGGACAGAACCCACAGGTCTATTCATAACTTCAGGCACAACTCCTGCATCCGTAACTCTAACCGCAGGCTCTTCGACAACTGTTACCTATGTGTTCAACGTCGCAGCCGGAGCGACGGCAGAGAGCGGGATCTCAATCAGCGTTTCGATTAGCGGCCCATAGTGGCCGCTTCCTCCTTTTTCTGACCACCCTCTCCAAACTTCCTTACGTTAGACAAGAGGGCCCAAGCCTGACGCGACGTCAGTTCGGGGAGCAGCTTCCTCAGGTTCCGAGGCTTCGCCTTCTTGAAGTTCCGGATCATATCGAGGGCAGCTCTCCCATTGTCGTCGAGCTGCAGAACTCCGTGGACTTGACAAGAGTGTGGATCGTGACCAAGTCTCAGGCAGTCCTTGGCATTGTGATCGATCCTGTAGCCGAGGGGAATCGTCCCTGAGTGTCTGCTCTTCTCCCGGGCAGTCGCGAGCCCTTCCATCGTCCTCTGCTTGGTCATGGCTGCCTCCCTCTCCGCAGCCCACGCAAGGATCAGGATCAGGAGCGATCGCATTGACCTGTCCTCAACTTGAAGAAATGCCTCCTTCGGGGACGTCGAAACGATCGGACACTTCTCCTCGAGCTGCTTGATTATTTCGAGGATCTCCCACAGGTTGCGACCGAGCCTCGAGATCTCGTAGACCACAACATGAGTCGGGGCATTTCCGTCCCCGAGCATGCCTTCAAGTGTTTCGTAGAGATCCCTGAATCCTTCCCTCTGCAGGGGAGGCACCTTCACTCCGGAGACGTCCTTGTCGACGAACCAATCGACGACTTCGATCCCATGCTCCTTCGCATACCTCGTGATCTGTAGCCGTTGGTTGTCTTCGTCCTGCTTCCTCGTCGACACTCGGAGGTAGGCAAAAGCAATCGGACTCGCGAGCTCCTCCTCCTGTGCGATCTGCTCGATCACTTCGTCACTCAATGCAACCACGTCGATAGCCAAACTCCGAGCTCATAGATCCCGACGAGCTCCACAACAAGGAGACCCCCAAGGATCGCGAAGATCTTCCATGTTTTCAATGCGACCCTCCGCAGCACTCGCAGCCCGCACGAATACATTCGGCCACGGTCGCGCAGATACACACCTCGCAGCCACAGCTCCGAAGAAGTTTTGCCTCGGGAAAATTCCCCAAACGGACGTTTGGCGAATTTCCTGCGGCACCTTCGGCCAAACCAAGGTGCCTATACATTATCAGACTGCTCCGAGGTGGAGGAGGGGGTATATGGTCTAACCTTAGCTTGGTTGGCTGTCATTGACCCGTAGCCTGCGGATAGAGCGGCCCCTGCCCTTGTCCGGGCCCCGTCATGTGTGTCGCAACCTCACAGGAGCATTGCCCCCGAAGGTGATACTTGACCTTCTGCCATGACATAGGAATTCCCTCGTTGCTCATTAGATATGCGACGTCTTTGTAGCTGCGTCCTTCTCCATGCAGTTCGATCATTCTTCTGTGGAGATCATTGTTGGACGGGAGATACTTGGCGTCTCCCCACGGATCTCTTTCCACGGCTCCTCCTTCCTTGGGCCTCAGGGTGACGACGATGTTATGGTTCCTTAGGGGAGACTCTCCCTTGGGGACGTGCCAAGGTATGTCTGCGTAGGTGCCCCGGGCTACTCCGTTCTTGTAGGTGAGGAGAATGAATTCGTCAATCGGAGTGTTGCGAACCAACCAATCGTGCATGCCGAAGAGCCTCGGCTTGAAGAGGAAATCGAGCTCGTCAGGGATTGGCATTGATCCGAATCCCTTGATGTATCTGTAGTCGGTCAGCGACCTCACCGAAGCTGCCAAGTCCGTGAATCTCTGCGTGTCGATCAGAGCTGCAACCTTCGAGTGATAGCGTTGGTTGTGGAGCTTCCTGAAATTCCTCATTGCTCCCTGCTCGTCTCTCGAGATCCCCGCTTCCATCTGTGAGATGATCACGTTCCAAGCCTCGCGAATTATGAAGGAGATTATCCTCTGCTTGGGCCCTCCCTCTCTCTTCTTCACGAGCTGGAAGATTCTCGCGAGTGCCGCATAGTAACGGTTCTCCCACTTGTCGTCGTCGAGGGGCCCGTAGAAGGCCCTGTCCGTGACGATCATTTTGTAGTCCTTCGCCTTCTCGAGTGTGAACTCGCCGATCGGCATGACCTGATCCCAACCGTCGACCTTGACCTCATTGCCTACTACAAAGAGCAGGCTGTCCCTGACGTCGGGATCGTCGAGGTGAGCCGTCGATTCCGAATCGTTCTCAGCTCCGAAAGCGTCTATCCCCTGTGCATTGGCTCTCCTCTGAAACATCTTCCACAGCCTGATCAGCAGTCTTGATTTCCCTGTGTCCGTAGTCCCGAAAATGAAGCTCGACTCTGCCCTCAGGAATGTCGGCTTCCACTTGGGCCCCTGTTTCCAACTTGTTATGAAATAGCCGTCGTCGAGGTGGAGTGCCATTGGGTTCTCACGCGGAAGAGCTGTGGGCCTCGAGGAGCTGCGCTCGAGCCTGTCAAGCATTGAGTCGATATTTGCGAACCGGAGATCCTGTGCCAAGTCCTACCCTGCGTTCTTTTGCAGGAGGTTCTTAAGCTCAGGGTCGATCTGTTCTCCTCCCCCGGGTAGGAGCTGCGGAGGATTGTGGAGAGCTGCGACGAATTGAGGACTGTGAAAATCAGGGCCGAACGTGACGTCGACGACATCCTTTCCCCAAGGGATCACCCAACGCTCGCCGAATCTCGTAACCATGTCCTCGACTTCATAGAGAGGAAGCTGCAACGGATCCCAAGTCCTTCCACGTTGCCTTCTCTTCCTCAGATAGTCGAGGGCTCCTGCATACCAATATCTGTGTGCCATTTTGTGAAAGTTGGATCGATAGCTCTGAATCCATTGGTCGGTGCGGGCCTCAGCAATCGTCGAGAGCCTCCCCTCGAGATTGACGAGTTCTCCGATCCTCCATTCGATCGGGCGCGTATAGTCGTTGATGTAGAGATAAGAGTCTTCGACAAACTCCATGACCTTGATATTGGTCAGATTGTTTGACAGGGTGAGGTAGAGCTTCTTGGTGATTATCCGTTCCTGCTCGTCCTGAGCAGCTCGCAGGACTCTCGAGAGGCTTCGCTGCGCGAGATTGCCTTCACGCGCTTCGCTCATTGAAATCCTTCCCGGGATCGGCCACGACTTCGTTATTCAATCGGAATAGCCAAGAATCGTCTACTGCTTTCATTGGGCTCCCCCGGGCCTGATCCTGCTTCTGCGTCTCTGTTGGAGCCAATAGTAGAGAAAGATCGATCCAAACACGCCGACGATCGCCCCAATGATCAGGAGATTCCTCGGCTCCGAAGCTCCATTGAGGATATACTGAAGATTCTGAGGTTGGAAGATTCCTTCGCCAATGACCACGATCGCTGTTATTGCGAGTGCGATCAGAGCGAGCTTTTCTACGATCGGAATCCACGTCGATTTGCCCCGCTTGGTGTGATCGAGCACCCACTTCTCGTCGATCAGGGAAGCGAATCCGAGGAAATATTCATAGCCCAAGTTGCCGAGATATTGGATCTCTGTCAGCAGCCCGAGAGTGTGTGCCTGCTGATCGGCGCGAGTGCGTGAAGCGGAGACCGACCTCGCAGTCTCCCTTGAAAGTGCCGCTCCCTGAGTTTCCCAAGCAGCTCTCTCTCGGAGTGTCTTGAATCGCGGGCCCCCGGGGATCACGGGCATATCGGCTGCATTGCCTCCTCCCGTAGTCGCTTGGTTCTCTTCGATCCGATCGAGTCTTGACTGCATGTCTTCGAAACCTTGTCGGACGTCCTTCAGCATGTAGTAGACGTCCTTCTCGCTGAATCCTTCCTTCTCGTCGTCAGAGGTCATTCTTTGCGGTCTTGACCGAGGAGCCGAGGCTGCTGCGGCCTCAGGAGCTGGAGAGGGAGGAGGATCTTGAGCAGGAGAAGCTGCTGCGGCTTTAGATCCGGGGGGATTTGGAGGAGGAACCGAGGGAGCTGCTGCGACCTGTCTATTGGTTTTCGGAATGGGCCTCCCCTTCTGATCCGTTGTCTGACCACTCATTTCTTCTTCGACCTCGCAGGTTTGTCGGACTTGGAGAGAATTGGGAGAGCCGCAGCCTCTTCTTCCGGAGTAGGCAGTGCCTCCGTCTCCTCAAGCCGTTTAACAGATTTGACCCACGCCTTGATTCCTCCCTCGTGATAGGCTGTAGAGGAATACATGTCGAAGTCACCCTTCCTTGTCAGGATCACTTCGAAGACAGGATAAGGCTTTGACCCTTCTCCTTCTTCGTTGTAGTATTCGGTGATCGTCGGAAGAAGGTTGGCTTCGTCAGCGTGAGGGTGATAGAAGGGGACTCCTCGCTTGGCTACGATCGCGCCCGTGGTCAGATCAAAGCGGTCTCGGAAGAAGAGATCATATTGCAGGTGAACCGTCCAAACTGCGGAGACGCCGAGATCTGCGAGCTCGGTGAAAAGATCCGAGAAGTCCTTCGGCTCCGTAAGGTAGAGTGCCATGTCGTGTCTTGGTATGAAATCTCCTGCCGCGATCCCGTGTCTGTGGTGCCCGCGCAGATCGAACGTATCTCCTCTGTCTTCTTCAAACTCATTGTCGGGATTGTAATTGAGCGGGGTCTCGTGGTATTTCCCTCCGTGAAAAGGAAGATCCACAGGCTCGTCTCTCTGAGCAATGTGAGCTGAAATATAGTTGTCGGCTCTCGCAAGGTAGGGCTGAATGAAGACCCCTGCGATCAGCAGCGCGAAGACTCCGACAATCAATGCGATAATGACGGGGATCTGGATCGCCGGGTCGAGATAGATCTTGTCGAGGACTGCCGCGATTATTATGAAAACGACAGCCGGGATGATGTAGAGGACTCCCCGGTTCCTGTGCCACCGCCCACCAAATCTCTAAGGTAGAGCTCATTTGGTGGCGATCGCCTCCTGCTCGGGCATCACTCCCACGAGCTGATTCCCACGATGATTGAGAGTTCTGAGCTCCCAATAGATTTCCTCTTCGCGGGGTCTCACGATACTCGGATGCGAGTCGTGAGTTCTTGGTTTCTTGATTGCGAGCCACTCCAACAGAAGATCAGCTTGTCTCTTCTTTATGACAAGTCGAGGCCCAATAAATTCAAGGACTCTCTGTGCTTCTATCTGAGAGTAAATGACGACATGATGAACAGGCTTCCGATTGTTGCCTGTTTGATAGTTGTGAGTGTAATTGTGTTTATCTCCAAATCCAAGAATCCGCAGACAATTCTGAATGAAGACCATATTTGTATTCGAGATTCTGACATGCGGAGCATATTGCCAAAATTCGAGACCAGGTCTCCGCGAATCTTTTCGTCTATATCTTCCGAGGAAAATGCAGCCTTCCGAATCTATGGTTCCTGCAAGCCAACCCAAATCAAATTCCGAAACGAGAGTGCTCGACAACTACTTCGCCTCCATGAAGTAGGTCTCGATCATTGTCTGTGCGAAATCCTCAGGGGGAAGACTATCGAAGAGAGTGTCAAGCTCGTAGGAGTGCGTCCTGATATGTGCGAGCAGCTCGAACCAACCTGTTCTGTTTGAAGTGGTGACGTAGGGACAGAGTTTGCATTTGATCGTCCCCATAACAGGAGGAGCCGAGGGAGTTGCACCCTCAGAACCCGGCCCGCTCGTCGTTGACTGAGCGGTCGTGGCAGTCTGAGACCCGGGCCCCGTCTCTGACTTGGCTCCGGGCTCTCGTGTTGTCAGCTTGGTCTTCAGTCTTGCTAATCGCGATCTGAATCCTGTTGTTGCCTTGGCCTCAGTTTCCGGTCGTATGGATTCAACCGGACGGTGCGATCGATAATACATGATCACCAATCTCACCGTCAAGACTTCGGCCAAGACAACCATGATTCCGACAAAGGTGAATCTGTATCCCGTCAAAGTCCCGGGGTAGGTAATGATCCAATAGATCGCGCTGTAGATCTGAAACTCTGACGACGCGGGAACGAGAGGTGCGAGAACCAATGCAGCAATCGAGAGGACTGCAGCAACAGGGACGACGAGGATCACGATCAGGAATTTCCGAAGTCCCTGAGTCTCTCTGAGAGTGTGGGGGTGCTTCATCTCAGCCTTGTCCTTGTTGCTTCTCATTGTCGGCATACCCAAAGGTTGCTGACGTCCGTCCTTGGGGTGATCT from Candidatus Bathyarchaeia archaeon harbors:
- a CDS encoding GIY-YIG nuclease family protein, coding for MLRISFLRYPIALLRHNHAVRIVDGYGWEDDPPDTDSITRSRTKLGQLRIWRFPRSSLGQINGKDFAGELTHPGLYVLTVEGEPKAYVGESSDLRKRLRDHTQKDPKELPKPWTDIAVIGDGRSYYQSIFTDTTLRLYLEKATISHLKEGGILQPVNKQEDPPKMTASVETIATQLDNELIFVLSKLGIARQISKKQVPTDEINEDNVKTLLTKRNLAVSKVSRDQWVVDKETYFRRPGSKPRKSEKGWHFSLRTKPREALFSGKGGLIISRGRGYLIPAQDLKNWLGGKLWPIEPGKEAIDLYADLVNEKLWNVSDFKTLDLNKYRLS
- a CDS encoding recombinase family protein; translated protein: MIEQIAQEEELASPIAFAYLRVSTRKQDEDNQRLQITRYAKEHGIEVVDWFVDKDVSGVKVPPLQREGFRDLYETLEGMLGDGNAPTHVVVYEISRLGRNLWEILEIIKQLEEKCPIVSTSPKEAFLQVEDRSMRSLLILILAWAAEREAAMTKQRTMEGLATAREKSRHSGTIPLGYRIDHNAKDCLRLGHDPHSCQVHGVLQLDDNGRAALDMIRNFKKAKPRNLRKLLPELTSRQAWALLSNVRKFGEGGQKKEEAATMGR